Proteins co-encoded in one Metabacillus sp. KUDC1714 genomic window:
- a CDS encoding adenylosuccinate synthase, giving the protein MSSVVVVGTQWGDEGKGKITDFLSENAEVIARYQGGNNAGHTIKFGGETYKLHLIPSGIFYKDKICVIGNGMVVDPKALVTELAYLHERGITTDNLRISNRAHVILPYHLKLDEVEEERKGANKIGTTKKGIGPAYMDKAARVGIRISDLLERDVFEEKLVRALEEKNRMLEKFYEVEGFTVEEILDEYYEYGQQFKKYVLDTSVVLNDALDEGRRVLFEGAQGVMLDIDQGTYPFVTSSNPVAGGVTIGSGVGPTKINHVVGVSKAYTTRVGDGPFPTELNNEIGNQIREVGREYGTTTGRPRRVGWFDSVVVRHARRVSGLTDLSLNSIDVLTGIETLKICVAYKHKGETINEYPASLKVLAECEPVYEELPGWTEDITGVRNLSELPANARHYIERISQLTGIPLSIFSVGPDRTQTNVIRSVYS; this is encoded by the coding sequence ATGTCTTCAGTAGTAGTTGTTGGAACTCAATGGGGAGATGAAGGGAAAGGAAAGATTACTGATTTCCTTTCTGAAAATGCAGAGGTTATTGCTCGTTATCAAGGTGGAAATAACGCAGGTCATACAATTAAATTTGGTGGAGAGACTTATAAACTTCACTTAATTCCATCTGGGATTTTTTATAAAGATAAAATCTGTGTGATTGGTAATGGTATGGTTGTAGATCCGAAAGCACTTGTTACAGAACTTGCTTATTTACATGAGCGTGGAATTACAACAGATAATTTACGTATTAGCAATCGTGCGCATGTCATTTTACCTTACCACCTTAAATTAGATGAGGTAGAGGAAGAACGAAAAGGCGCAAATAAAATTGGTACAACTAAAAAAGGAATCGGACCAGCCTACATGGATAAGGCAGCTCGCGTAGGGATCCGTATTTCTGATTTACTTGAGCGTGATGTTTTCGAAGAGAAGCTTGTTCGTGCTTTAGAAGAAAAGAACCGCATGTTAGAAAAGTTTTATGAAGTAGAAGGCTTCACTGTGGAAGAAATTTTAGATGAGTACTATGAATATGGCCAACAATTTAAAAAGTATGTTTTAGATACATCAGTTGTTCTAAATGATGCTTTGGATGAGGGGCGTCGTGTTCTTTTTGAAGGTGCTCAAGGTGTAATGCTTGATATTGATCAAGGTACATATCCTTTTGTTACATCTTCTAACCCTGTTGCTGGAGGAGTTACAATTGGTTCTGGAGTAGGTCCAACTAAGATAAACCATGTTGTTGGTGTATCTAAGGCATATACAACTCGTGTAGGTGACGGTCCTTTTCCTACTGAATTAAACAATGAAATTGGCAACCAAATTCGTGAAGTTGGACGTGAATATGGTACAACAACTGGACGTCCACGTCGTGTTGGATGGTTTGATAGTGTTGTTGTTCGTCATGCAAGAAGAGTAAGTGGATTAACAGACCTTTCACTAAACTCAATTGACGTGTTAACTGGCATTGAAACATTAAAAATTTGCGTAGCATATAAGCATAAAGGTGAGACAATTAACGAGTATCCTGCTAGTTTAAAAGTTCTTGCAGAATGTGAACCAGTATACGAAGAACTACCAGGCTGGACAGAAGATATTACAGGTGTTCGCAATCTAAGTGAACTACCTGCTAACGCTAGACATTATATCGAGCGTATTTCACAGCTTACTGGTATTCCATTATCGATCTTCTCTGTGGGACCGGACAGAACTCAAACGAATGTTATTCGCAGTGTATATAGTTAA
- the dnaB gene encoding replicative DNA helicase has product MNEVIGDRIPPQNIEAEQAVLGAIFLQPSSLTLASELLIPEDFYRASHQKIYNAMLDLSDKGEPVDLVTVTSELADANLLEEVGGVSYLSDLANSVPTAANIEYYGKLVEEKSILRRLIRTATGIAQDGYSREDEVEVLLNEAEKTIMEVAQRKNAGAFQNIKDVLVQTYDNIELLHDRKGDVTGIPTGFMELDKMTAGFQRNDLIIVAARPSVGKTAFALNIAQNVATKTDENVAIFSLEMGADQLVMRMLCAEGNIDAQRLRTGSLTPEDWGKLTMAMGSLSNSGIYIDDTPGIRVSEIRAKCRRLKQEAGLGMVLIDYLQLIQGSGRSDNRQQEVSEISRTLKELARELKVPVIALSQLSRGVEQRQDKRPMMSDIRESGSIEQDADIVAFLYRDDYYDKESENKNIIEIIIAKQRNGPVGTVSLAFVKEYNKFVNLERRFDDEGVPQGA; this is encoded by the coding sequence ATAAACGAAGTAATTGGTGATCGTATTCCACCACAAAATATAGAAGCAGAACAGGCCGTATTAGGCGCAATATTTCTGCAACCATCTTCTTTAACATTAGCATCAGAACTTTTAATTCCTGAAGATTTTTATCGTGCATCACATCAAAAAATTTATAATGCAATGCTTGATTTATCCGATAAAGGTGAGCCAGTCGATTTAGTAACGGTAACCTCAGAATTAGCAGACGCGAATCTTTTAGAAGAAGTGGGCGGGGTTTCATATTTAAGTGATTTAGCAAATTCAGTACCTACTGCAGCTAATATTGAATATTACGGGAAATTAGTAGAAGAAAAGTCAATTTTACGTCGTCTTATCCGTACTGCTACTGGAATTGCCCAAGATGGGTATAGCCGGGAAGATGAAGTTGAAGTTCTTTTAAATGAGGCTGAAAAAACAATTATGGAGGTTGCACAGCGTAAGAATGCTGGTGCCTTTCAAAATATTAAAGATGTTCTTGTCCAAACATATGATAACATTGAATTGCTTCATGATCGTAAAGGGGATGTTACTGGTATCCCAACAGGTTTCATGGAGCTAGATAAAATGACAGCAGGCTTCCAACGAAATGATCTCATTATTGTAGCAGCACGTCCATCTGTTGGTAAAACAGCATTTGCATTAAATATTGCGCAAAACGTTGCGACAAAAACTGACGAAAACGTTGCAATCTTTAGTCTGGAGATGGGTGCAGATCAGCTTGTCATGAGGATGCTTTGTGCTGAAGGTAATATAGATGCCCAACGACTTAGAACAGGTTCATTAACCCCTGAGGATTGGGGTAAATTAACCATGGCAATGGGAAGCCTTTCAAATTCTGGAATATATATTGATGATACACCTGGTATACGTGTAAGTGAAATCCGTGCAAAATGTCGCCGTTTAAAACAAGAGGCTGGTTTAGGTATGGTATTGATCGATTACTTACAATTAATCCAAGGTAGTGGTCGTAGTGATAACCGCCAACAAGAGGTATCGGAAATTTCCAGAACTCTTAAGGAATTAGCTCGTGAGCTAAAGGTTCCTGTTATTGCTTTATCTCAGCTATCACGTGGAGTTGAACAACGTCAAGATAAACGTCCAATGATGTCAGATATCCGTGAATCTGGGAGTATTGAGCAGGATGCTGATATTGTGGCCTTCCTATACCGTGATGACTATTATGATAAAGAATCTGAGAATAAAAATATCATTGAAATTATCATTGCTAAACAGCGTAATGGTCCGGTTGGTACCGTGTCATTAGCCTTTGTAAAAGAATATAACAAATTCGTTAATCTAGAGCGGCGTTTTGATGACGAAGGTGTACCACAAGGTGCATAA
- the rplI gene encoding 50S ribosomal protein L9 — protein sequence MKVIFLKDVKGKGKKGEVKNVADGYAQNFLLKQGLAVEASNANVSSLNAQKKKQEKEAIEELEQMQELKKVLEELTVQLSAKSGEGGRLFGSITSKQIADELKKSHSIKLDKRKIDLPDAIRALGFTNVPVKLHPEVSATVKVHVTEQ from the coding sequence ATGAAGGTAATATTTTTAAAAGATGTAAAAGGAAAAGGGAAAAAAGGTGAAGTCAAAAATGTTGCGGATGGCTACGCGCAAAACTTCTTACTTAAACAAGGACTTGCAGTTGAAGCATCAAATGCTAATGTAAGCTCTTTAAATGCACAAAAGAAGAAACAAGAGAAAGAAGCAATTGAAGAATTAGAGCAAATGCAAGAACTTAAAAAGGTGTTAGAGGAACTAACTGTACAATTAAGTGCTAAATCAGGTGAAGGTGGGCGTCTATTTGGTTCAATTACTAGTAAGCAAATAGCAGATGAACTTAAAAAGAGCCATAGTATCAAGTTGGATAAGCGCAAAATCGACCTACCTGATGCAATTCGTGCCCTTGGATTTACAAATGTACCTGTTAAGTTGCACCCTGAAGTATCAGCAACAGTAAAGGTGCATGTAACTGAACAGTAA
- a CDS encoding DHH family phosphoesterase, protein MPNLNEKTLIRYSIYSLIGLTVIAVLVLFFYNWIIGILVSIFLSVSLYLLRKAVLDFQLEMEGYITTLSYRLKKVGEEALMEMPIGIMLFNDQYHIEWTNPFLTSCFDVDTLVGRSLFDVADALVPLIKQEVDSETITLHDRKFKVIIKRNERLLYFFDVTEQIEIERQYENERTALAFIFLDNYDEVTQGMDDQAKSAINSEVTALLNKWAKDYGVFLKRVSSERFLGVLNENILTKLEKTKFSILDEVREKTTIHNVSLTLSIGIGTGVSSLQELADLAQSGQDLALGRGGDQVAIKQTSGKVKFFGGKTNPMEKRTRVRARVISHALKEIVSESDKVMIMGHKFPDMDAIGSAIGILKVAQVNGKEGFIVLDPDALDSGVEQLLIELKQHPELWSRFITPEQALEIMTDETLLIVVDTHKPSMVIDERLLSRSEHVIVIDHHRRGEEFIKDPILVYMEPYASSTAELVTELLEYQPKRLKMNMVEATALLAGIIVDTKSFTLRTGSRTFDAASYLRAKGADTVLVQKFMKEDIENYVKRARLIQNASIYKEGIAITIADDNEFFEQVIIAQTADTLLTMNGVSASFVIARRNEASISISARSLGDINVQLIMEALDGGGHLTNAATQLQNYTLKETEERLKSALEDYLEGGTKS, encoded by the coding sequence ATGCCAAATTTAAATGAAAAGACATTAATCCGATATTCTATTTATTCATTAATTGGCTTAACAGTTATAGCTGTCCTGGTTCTATTTTTTTATAATTGGATAATCGGTATCCTGGTATCTATTTTCTTAAGTGTTTCACTTTACCTTCTAAGGAAAGCTGTTTTAGACTTTCAATTAGAAATGGAAGGTTATATTACAACGCTTTCATATCGATTGAAAAAGGTCGGCGAAGAAGCTTTAATGGAGATGCCGATTGGGATTATGTTATTTAATGATCAATATCATATAGAGTGGACGAATCCATTTTTAACTTCTTGCTTTGACGTAGATACATTAGTGGGTAGATCCCTATTTGATGTAGCTGATGCATTAGTCCCATTAATAAAACAAGAAGTTGATTCAGAAACGATTACCTTACATGATCGAAAATTTAAAGTCATTATTAAACGAAATGAACGTTTATTATATTTCTTTGATGTTACAGAACAAATAGAAATTGAGCGGCAGTATGAGAATGAGCGTACAGCCTTAGCATTTATCTTTTTAGATAATTATGATGAAGTGACACAAGGGATGGATGATCAGGCTAAGAGTGCAATAAATAGTGAAGTAACAGCCTTATTAAATAAGTGGGCTAAGGATTATGGTGTATTTTTAAAAAGAGTTTCCTCAGAACGTTTTTTAGGTGTGTTAAATGAAAATATTTTAACTAAGTTAGAAAAAACGAAATTCTCCATTTTAGATGAAGTTAGAGAGAAAACAACGATCCATAATGTATCATTAACATTAAGTATAGGGATTGGTACAGGTGTATCTTCGTTGCAGGAGCTAGCTGATTTAGCTCAATCTGGTCAAGATTTAGCCCTTGGACGTGGTGGAGACCAGGTTGCTATAAAACAAACAAGCGGTAAAGTAAAGTTCTTCGGTGGTAAAACCAACCCAATGGAAAAGCGCACGAGAGTACGTGCCCGTGTTATATCCCATGCATTAAAAGAAATTGTCTCTGAAAGTGATAAAGTGATGATAATGGGACATAAGTTTCCTGATATGGATGCCATTGGTTCTGCTATTGGAATCTTAAAGGTTGCACAAGTAAATGGAAAAGAGGGGTTTATCGTCTTAGACCCAGATGCACTTGATTCTGGTGTAGAACAATTACTGATTGAGCTAAAGCAGCATCCAGAGCTCTGGTCGAGATTTATCACACCAGAGCAAGCACTAGAGATTATGACAGATGAAACATTACTTATTGTCGTAGATACCCATAAGCCGTCAATGGTCATTGATGAAAGGTTACTATCTAGAAGTGAGCATGTTATTGTCATTGATCATCATAGACGGGGTGAGGAGTTTATAAAGGACCCAATCCTTGTTTATATGGAGCCTTACGCATCGTCTACAGCTGAATTAGTAACAGAGCTATTAGAGTACCAGCCAAAGCGTCTTAAAATGAACATGGTTGAAGCAACTGCTTTATTAGCAGGTATTATCGTTGATACAAAAAGTTTTACTCTTCGTACAGGTTCACGTACGTTTGATGCAGCCTCATACTTAAGAGCTAAGGGCGCTGATACAGTACTAGTTCAAAAGTTTATGAAAGAAGATATCGAGAACTATGTGAAGCGTGCTAGACTTATTCAAAACGCGTCAATCTACAAAGAAGGAATTGCGATTACAATTGCAGATGACAATGAATTTTTTGAACAGGTTATCATTGCTCAAACGGCTGATACGCTTTTAACAATGAATGGAGTTTCAGCTTCCTTTGTTATTGCAAGGCGGAATGAAGCTAGTATTAGCATTAGTGCCAGGTCATTAGGTGACATTAATGTTCAGCTCATTATGGAAGCACTTGATGGCGGAGGTCATTTAACAAATGCTGCGACACAGCTTCAGAATTACACGCTTAAAGAAACAGAAGAAAGACTGAAATCAGCACTAGAAGATTATCTTGAAGGAGGAACCAAATCATGA
- a CDS encoding YybS family protein, with amino-acid sequence MSKVRVITEGALILAIFLVLMLFALYAPIIGTILHLVLPLPFMLFTIRHGIPLSIMMLIAGCILSILFGSVTNILIAFIFGLSGLTMGYFYKRKSPIGALIGGSLAYTFSFVITYIGAILFLKLDFIKISIGLLEESIEQSKSIITALDANTNVEQQFEQLEKGLDLIHILTPTMFVTLGILFSLFSHLVAIPVLKRLKVEVSPLKPFRDWRLPISLIWYYLIVSVLIMIKLDKDSFYFMALINLYYILQFCVLIQGYSFIYYYSYKKGLSKAIPVIAVIASLLLPIFLYLIRILGIIDLCFPLRDKITKK; translated from the coding sequence GTGAGTAAAGTTCGTGTAATAACAGAAGGTGCACTTATTTTAGCGATATTCTTAGTTTTAATGCTTTTTGCTCTATATGCACCAATCATAGGGACGATCTTACACTTAGTCCTCCCATTACCCTTTATGCTATTTACAATTAGACATGGTATTCCCCTATCGATCATGATGTTAATCGCGGGTTGTATTCTATCGATCCTCTTTGGGTCAGTAACAAATATCTTAATCGCTTTTATTTTTGGTTTGAGTGGCTTAACAATGGGTTATTTTTATAAAAGGAAAAGTCCGATAGGTGCATTAATAGGAGGAAGCTTAGCTTATACATTTAGTTTTGTTATAACTTATATAGGAGCAATACTATTCCTTAAGCTTGATTTTATAAAAATTTCTATCGGTTTACTTGAAGAATCAATAGAGCAATCAAAGTCAATCATTACTGCTCTTGACGCTAATACAAATGTAGAGCAACAATTTGAACAGCTGGAAAAGGGTTTGGATCTGATACATATATTAACACCAACTATGTTTGTAACCTTAGGTATCCTATTTTCTCTCTTTAGCCACCTTGTAGCAATACCAGTACTTAAGCGCTTGAAGGTTGAAGTATCTCCTTTAAAACCATTTAGGGATTGGCGCTTGCCAATAAGCTTAATCTGGTATTATTTAATCGTATCAGTGTTAATTATGATAAAACTTGATAAAGATAGCTTCTATTTTATGGCGTTGATAAACTTATATTATATTTTACAATTCTGTGTCCTAATTCAAGGCTACTCGTTCATATATTATTATTCATATAAGAAGGGCTTATCAAAGGCTATACCAGTAATCGCTGTAATTGCTTCATTGCTCTTACCAATATTTCTTTATCTTATTAGAATCTTAGGTATAATTGATTTATGCTTCCCTCTCCGTGACAAAATAACAAAAAAGTAA
- the rpsR gene encoding 30S ribosomal protein S18, translating into MAGGRKGGRAKRRKVCFFTSNGITHIDYKDVDLLKKFVSERGKILPRRVTGTSAKYQRKLTVAIKRARQMALLPYVSGE; encoded by the coding sequence ATGGCAGGTGGACGTAAAGGTGGACGTGCGAAACGTCGTAAGGTGTGTTTCTTCACATCTAACGGTATCACACACATCGATTATAAAGATGTTGATTTACTTAAAAAATTCGTATCTGAGCGTGGTAAAATCTTACCTCGTCGTGTAACAGGTACAAGTGCAAAATACCAACGTAAATTGACTGTAGCTATTAAGAGAGCTCGTCAAATGGCTTTATTACCATACGTTTCTGGTGAATAA
- the ssb gene encoding single-stranded DNA-binding protein, which produces MLNRVVLVGRLTKDPDLRYTPSGVAVATFTLAVNRTFTNQQGEREADFLNCVIWRKQAENVANFLKKGSLAGVDGRLQSRSYEDQSGKRVYVTEVVAESVQFLEPRGASGGGNNNYNSNNNNNNNFGGYSENSGNQNPFGSDQNQRNQGRTSFDDDPFANDGKPIDISDDDLPF; this is translated from the coding sequence ATGTTGAATCGAGTTGTACTAGTCGGAAGACTAACAAAAGATCCAGATTTGCGTTACACACCAAGCGGAGTAGCTGTTGCTACATTTACTTTAGCAGTAAACCGTACGTTTACAAACCAACAAGGTGAAAGAGAAGCTGACTTTCTAAACTGTGTGATTTGGCGAAAGCAAGCCGAAAATGTTGCAAACTTTCTTAAAAAAGGAAGCTTAGCAGGTGTTGACGGTCGTTTGCAATCACGTAGCTATGAGGATCAAAGCGGGAAACGTGTATATGTAACAGAGGTTGTTGCAGAAAGTGTCCAATTCCTTGAGCCTAGAGGTGCGAGCGGCGGAGGCAACAATAACTACAACAGCAACAATAACAATAATAATAACTTTGGTGGGTATTCAGAAAACTCTGGTAATCAAAACCCATTCGGTTCAGATCAAAATCAACGTAATCAAGGTCGTACAAGCTTTGATGACGATCCATTTGCAAACGATGGAAAGCCTATTGATATATCTGATGATGACTTACCGTTTTAA
- the rpsF gene encoding 30S ribosomal protein S6, whose translation MKKYEVMYIIRPNIEDEAKKALVERFNSVLSDNGAELNESKEWGKRRLAYEINDFRDGYYMLLQVNSEAAAIQEFDRLAKISEDIIRHIVIKKEDK comes from the coding sequence ATGAAAAAGTACGAGGTTATGTACATCATCCGCCCAAATATTGAAGATGAAGCTAAGAAAGCTCTAGTTGAGCGTTTCAACAGCGTTTTATCTGATAATGGTGCGGAATTAAACGAATCAAAAGAGTGGGGCAAACGCCGTTTGGCTTACGAAATCAATGATTTCCGTGATGGCTACTACATGCTTCTTCAAGTTAACTCTGAAGCTGCTGCTATTCAAGAATTTGATCGTTTAGCGAAAATCAGCGAAGATATCATTCGCCATATCGTTATTAAAAAAGAAGATAAATAA
- the ychF gene encoding redox-regulated ATPase YchF, protein MALTAGIVGLPNVGKSTLFNAITQAGAESANYPFCTIDPNVGIVEVPDERLQRLTELVKPKKTVPTAFEFTDIAGIVKGASKGEGLGNKFLSHIRQVDAICHVVRCFADDNITHVSGKVDPISDIETINLELILADLETVDKRIDRVAKLAKQKEKTAVFEHEILVKLKEAFESEKPARSVELTEEQLKYVKQLHLLTFKPILYVANVSEEEVADPSDNEYVGLVREFAAAENAEVIVVCAKIESEIAELEGEEKEMFLEELGIEESGLDQLIKASYNLLGLATYFTAGEQEVRAWTFKKGMKAPQCAAIIHTDFERGFIRAETVSYDDLLAAKTMGAAREAGKVRLEGKEYIVQDGDVIHFRFNV, encoded by the coding sequence ATGGCATTAACTGCAGGAATTGTAGGTCTTCCAAACGTCGGAAAATCAACATTATTTAACGCAATTACACAAGCTGGTGCTGAGTCAGCAAACTATCCATTTTGTACAATTGATCCTAATGTCGGGATTGTAGAAGTACCTGATGAGCGTTTACAAAGGCTAACAGAACTTGTAAAACCTAAAAAAACCGTACCAACCGCATTTGAATTTACTGATATTGCTGGAATTGTTAAAGGTGCAAGTAAAGGAGAGGGATTAGGTAATAAGTTTCTTTCCCATATCCGTCAGGTAGATGCAATTTGTCATGTTGTGCGTTGTTTTGCAGATGATAATATTACTCATGTATCTGGTAAAGTTGACCCAATTTCGGATATCGAAACAATTAATCTAGAGTTGATATTAGCGGATTTGGAAACAGTTGATAAACGTATTGATCGTGTAGCTAAGTTAGCAAAGCAGAAAGAAAAAACAGCTGTCTTTGAACATGAAATCCTAGTAAAGCTTAAAGAAGCGTTTGAAAGTGAAAAGCCAGCTCGTTCTGTGGAATTAACAGAAGAGCAATTGAAATATGTGAAGCAACTTCATTTATTAACATTTAAACCTATTCTATATGTAGCAAATGTTAGTGAGGAGGAAGTTGCAGATCCTTCAGACAATGAATATGTAGGACTGGTTCGTGAATTTGCGGCAGCTGAAAATGCTGAAGTAATTGTTGTATGTGCAAAAATTGAATCAGAGATTGCTGAACTTGAAGGTGAAGAAAAGGAAATGTTTCTTGAAGAGCTTGGAATTGAAGAGTCTGGACTTGATCAGTTAATTAAAGCTTCTTACAATCTTCTTGGTCTGGCTACTTATTTTACAGCAGGTGAACAAGAGGTTCGTGCTTGGACATTTAAAAAAGGAATGAAAGCTCCTCAATGTGCTGCTATTATCCATACAGACTTTGAAAGAGGATTTATCCGTGCTGAAACAGTTTCATATGATGACCTATTAGCAGCAAAGACAATGGGTGCTGCACGTGAAGCAGGAAAAGTCCGTCTAGAAGGTAAAGAATACATTGTACAAGATGGAGATGTTATCCATTTCCGCTTTAATGTATAA
- a CDS encoding molybdopterin-dependent oxidoreductase, which yields MKQVFKSSCPLNCWDSCGLEVTVENGKVTKVEGDKDHPITKGKICGRGRMLETKTNSKERLTTPLKKVNGQFIEIPWEQALNEVADKMSEIKEIYGSTAVLHSHDYANNGLLKNLDQRFFHCYGGVTNLVGSICWGSGIEAQTWDFGSSFSHAPDDIFHSKHIVIWGRNVARTNMHLFQYLQEAKKGGTTITVIDPIYNATAKIADNYISVKPGMDGLVAIGIMKVLVDENRHDQQFIKDHTIGFHDLFCLLDSIKMEDVLAKAEISYEDIRYLATVYCDGPTSTYLGLGMQRYANGGNTIRLIDALAAVSGNVGVPGGGVNFGNLQVGNSFNKSGLTLPHKKTVTRHFSMMEQAEGILGAENPGIKMIFVTCGNPLAQVPNSAKVKKAFESVNLLVVVDHFLTDTAELADYVLPTTTVFEEEDIYYSSMYHHYVNYGDQLVKPPGEAKSDLWIWTELANRLGFGEEFQFTRTEYLEIGLSHLKQHGITVERLKEEKRLPLPVRFVPWETKKFLTPSGKFEFTSSIAEKKGYVGKPQYLPPKESSLTNSLLAKKYPYQLLTIHPLRSNHSQHYILIKTLQIVKIEISEDIASEKDMTDGDSVRIFNDRGSLSGIVRVLKRAHPRTINVDEGQWHKFGGSVNLLTPDDNSDNGLGSILYDCLVNIEKMNDN from the coding sequence ATGAAGCAGGTATTTAAATCATCATGTCCTTTAAACTGTTGGGATAGTTGTGGTTTAGAGGTAACTGTTGAGAATGGAAAAGTGACTAAGGTTGAAGGCGATAAAGACCATCCAATTACCAAAGGAAAAATTTGTGGTAGAGGAAGAATGCTAGAAACGAAAACAAATTCAAAGGAACGGTTAACAACGCCATTAAAAAAAGTAAATGGTCAGTTTATTGAAATTCCATGGGAGCAAGCTCTCAATGAAGTAGCAGACAAAATGAGTGAGATCAAGGAGATCTATGGATCAACAGCTGTACTGCATAGTCATGATTATGCGAATAATGGCTTGCTGAAGAATCTTGATCAGCGTTTCTTTCATTGTTATGGCGGTGTCACAAATTTAGTTGGTAGCATTTGCTGGGGTTCTGGTATTGAAGCTCAAACCTGGGATTTTGGTAGCTCTTTTAGTCATGCCCCAGATGATATTTTTCATAGCAAGCATATTGTCATATGGGGAAGAAATGTAGCTAGAACAAACATGCATTTATTTCAATACTTACAAGAAGCTAAAAAAGGCGGCACAACTATTACCGTTATAGATCCCATTTACAATGCAACTGCTAAAATAGCGGATAATTATATTTCGGTAAAGCCAGGAATGGATGGATTAGTAGCGATTGGCATTATGAAGGTTTTGGTAGATGAAAATAGGCATGACCAACAGTTTATTAAGGACCACACAATTGGTTTTCATGACCTTTTTTGCTTACTGGATAGTATCAAGATGGAGGATGTTTTGGCAAAGGCTGAAATTTCCTATGAAGACATTAGATATTTAGCTACCGTTTATTGCGATGGCCCAACTTCTACTTATTTAGGTCTCGGAATGCAAAGATATGCAAATGGCGGAAATACAATTAGATTAATAGATGCACTTGCTGCAGTAAGTGGAAATGTAGGAGTCCCAGGTGGTGGAGTTAACTTTGGGAATCTGCAAGTTGGTAACAGCTTTAATAAGAGTGGACTTACCTTGCCACATAAAAAAACGGTAACAAGGCACTTTTCAATGATGGAACAGGCTGAAGGAATTTTAGGTGCTGAAAATCCAGGCATTAAAATGATTTTTGTGACGTGTGGGAACCCTCTTGCACAGGTCCCAAATTCTGCAAAGGTCAAGAAAGCTTTCGAATCGGTTAATTTACTTGTGGTTGTTGACCACTTTTTAACAGATACTGCTGAACTGGCTGACTATGTACTCCCAACAACAACCGTATTTGAGGAAGAAGATATCTATTATTCGTCAATGTACCACCATTATGTGAATTATGGAGATCAGTTAGTTAAACCACCTGGAGAAGCAAAATCTGATTTGTGGATTTGGACTGAATTAGCAAATCGTTTAGGTTTTGGAGAAGAGTTTCAGTTTACTAGAACTGAGTATTTAGAGATAGGACTATCACATTTAAAACAGCATGGTATAACAGTTGAAAGGTTGAAAGAGGAAAAGAGACTGCCATTACCTGTGCGCTTTGTACCTTGGGAGACAAAGAAATTTTTGACTCCAAGTGGGAAATTTGAATTTACTTCATCCATTGCTGAGAAAAAGGGGTATGTAGGAAAACCACAATATTTGCCTCCAAAAGAGTCTAGCCTTACAAACTCATTGTTAGCAAAAAAGTATCCATATCAGCTCTTAACAATTCACCCGTTACGCTCTAATCATTCACAGCATTATATTCTGATAAAGACTCTACAAATTGTTAAAATTGAAATATCAGAGGATATTGCAAGTGAGAAGGATATGACAGATGGAGATTCTGTCAGAATTTTCAATGACAGAGGAAGTCTTTCAGGAATTGTAAGGGTCTTGAAAAGGGCCCATCCTAGAACAATAAATGTTGATGAAGGACAGTGGCATAAGTTTGGCGGTTCTGTAAACTTGCTAACACCTGATGATAATTCTGATAATGGATTAGGTAGTATTTTATATGATTGTTTAGTAAACATCGAGAAAATGAATGATAATTGA
- a CDS encoding DUF951 domain-containing protein produces the protein MLEKEFGLKDIVEMKKQHPCGTNRWKIIRMGMDVRIKCEGCEHSVLIPRKEFSRKMKKILVKHEESDE, from the coding sequence ATGCTAGAAAAGGAATTTGGTTTAAAGGATATTGTAGAAATGAAGAAGCAGCATCCATGTGGGACAAACCGCTGGAAAATCATTCGAATGGGAATGGATGTAAGAATTAAATGTGAGGGCTGTGAGCATAGTGTTTTAATCCCTCGAAAGGAATTCTCTAGAAAAATGAAAAAGATACTTGTTAAACACGAAGAGTCGGATGAGTAA